One window of Populus nigra chromosome 5, ddPopNigr1.1, whole genome shotgun sequence genomic DNA carries:
- the LOC133693097 gene encoding putative disease resistance protein RGA3, with the protein MAAEFLFTFAMEETLTRVSSIAAEGIRFAWGLEGHLQKLNQSSTMIKAVLQDVARRPVTDESVNLWLEMLQDVAYDAEDVLDEFACGFLCKDQQKGRVRDFVSLHNSVAFRLNMGQKVKKINGALDEIQKLATGYGLGNTSLQHVDRAPEISWDRATDSSLDSSVVVIGREDDVTKVMKLLIGSIDQQVLSVVSTVGMVGLGKINIAEMDCEEVKETNVFYVTIWVCVSNDFIKVRVLGEMLQKIDKTTGGLNNLDAVENPKKELQNKTFLLVLDDVWNEDAQKWDGLKEGLFKIYGKNGNVVVFVTTRSEDVASMMETSLGSQHEPRRLSDDQCWSIINRNESGGGGTSIA; encoded by the coding sequence atggcTGCAGAGTTTCTTTTTACGTTTGCCATGGAGGAGACTTTGACAAGGGTGAGTTCCATAGCTGCTGAAGGGATCAGATTTGCTTGGGGATTGGAGGGACATCTGCAGAAGCTCAACCAGTCCTCAACCATGATCAAAGCTGTGCTCCAAGATGTAGCCAGAAGGCCAGTAACAGACGAGTCTGTGAATCTTTGGCTGGAGATGCTACAAGATGTAGCTTATGATGCTGAAGATGTTCTAGATGAGTTTGCTTGTGGTTTTCTTTGCAAAGACCAGCAGAAGGGAAGGGTACGTGACTTTGTTTCACTCCACAACTCTGTTGCTTTCCGTTTGAATATGGGTCAAAAAGTTAAGAAGATCAATGGAGCCCTGGATGAAATTCAGAAACTTGCAACTGGATATGGGCTTGGAAATACATCTCTACAACATGTAGATAGAGCTCCTGAAATCAGCTGGGACAGAGCGACAGACTCCTCCCTTGACAGCTCAGTAGTTGTGATAGGAAGGGAGGATGATGTCACTAAAGTCATGAAATTGTTGATTGGCTCGATTGATCAACAAGTTCTGTCTGTTGTTTCCACTGTGGGTATGGTAGGTCTTGGAAAGATTAATATAGCAGAAATGGATTGTGAAGAGGTTAAGGAGACAAACGTTTTTTATGTAACAATATGGGTTTGTGTTtctaatgattttattaaagttaGGGTATTAGGAGAAATGTTGCAAAAGATTGATAAAACTACTGGTGGGTTGAACAATCTTGATGCAGTTGAAAACCCTAAGAAAGAGCtgcaaaataaaacatttcttCTAGTACTAGATGATGTGTGGAATGAAGATGCTCAAAAGTGGGATGGTTTGAAGGAGGGATTGTTCAAAATTTATGGCAAGAATGGgaatgttgttgtttttgttacaACCCGCAGTGAGGATGTAGCAAGCATGATGGAGACTTCTCTTGGGAGTCAGCACGAGCCGAGGAGACTATCAGATGATCAATGTTGGTCCATTATCAACCGAAATGAGAGTGGGGGTGGAGGAACATCAATAGCTTGA
- the LOC133693157 gene encoding Golgi apparatus membrane protein-like protein ECHIDNA has protein sequence MDPSQPPGENYANPKTCFFHVLFKAGALAFYILSALFFNSFVIIFVVTVLLAALDFWVVKNVSGRILVGLRWWNEINDLGESVWKFESLDQESLARMNKKDSWLFWWTLYITAVAWIVLGIFSLIRFQADYCLIVGVCLTLSIANIVGFTKCRKDAKKQFQQFASQTIASRVSSTIQSAFSVV, from the exons ATGGATCCTAGCCAG CCCCCTGGTGAAAATTACGCCAATCCAAAGACATGTTTCTTTCATGTTCTCTTCAAG GCAGGAGCTTTGGCATTTTACATACTctctgctcttttttttaatagctttGTCATCATTTTTGTGGTGACTGTGCTTCTTGCTGCTCTTGATTTTTGGGTGGTCAAGAATGTGAGTGGTCGGATTTTAGTTGGCCTTAGGTGGTGGAATGAGATAAATGATCTGGGTGAGAGTGTGTGGAAATTTGAATCCCTTGACCAAGAG TCATTAGCCCGAATGAACAAGAAAGACTCATGGCTGTTCTGGTGGACTCTTTACATAACA GCGGTCGCCTGGATTGTGCTTGGAATTTTCTCTCTCATAAGGTTCCAAGCAGATTACTGCCTCATTGTTGGAGTATGTTTGACCCTCAGCATTGCAAACATTGTTGGCTTCACCAAATGTCGCAAAG ATGCTAAGAAGCAGTTCCAGCAGTTCGCATCGCAGACCATTGCATCTCGAGTGTCATCTACCATACAGTCAGCATTCAGTGTTGTGTGA
- the LOC133693646 gene encoding chloroplast stem-loop binding protein of 41 kDa b, chloroplastic-like isoform X2: MARLVAVQQQTQPSLSLLPSSLSDFNGTRLHSQVQCKRRAWQTKRALQVSASSSKSILIMGGTRFIGVFLSRLLVKEGHQVTLFTRGKAPITQQLPGESDHDYADFSSKVLHLKGDRKDFEFVKTSLAAKGFDVVYDINGREAVEVEPILDALPKLEQFIYCSSAGVYLKSDLLPHSEKDAVDPKSRHKGKLETESLLESKGVNWTSIRPVYIYGPLNYNPVEEWFFHRLKAGRPIPIPNSGIQITQLGHVKDLAKAFVEVLGNDKASQQVFNISGEKYVTFDGLARACAKAAGFPEPDIVHYNPKEFDFGKKKAFPFRDQHFFASIDKARHVLGWEPEFDLVEGLADSYNLDFGRGTYRKEADFSTDDLILGKSLVLQA, translated from the exons ATGGCTAGGTTGGTGGCTGTGCAGCAGCAAACTCAACCTTCTTTATCTCTTCTACCTTCCTCTCTTTCTGACTTCAATGGCACTAGACTCCACTCTCAAGTCCAG TGTAAGAGAAGGGCCTGGCAGACAAAGCGAGCATTACAAGTTTCAGCATCAAGTTCCAAGAGCATTCTTATAATGGGAGGCACTAGATTTATTGGTGTGTTTTTGTCTAGACTTCTTGTCAAAGAGGGTCATCAG GTGACCTTGTTTACTAGAGGTAAAGCACCAATTACACAACAATTGCCAGGTGAATCAGACCACGATTATGCTGATTTTTCTTCCAAG GTCTTGCATTTGAAAGGAGACAGgaaagattttgaatttgtgaaAACTAGTCTTGCTGCAAAAGGCTTTGATGTTGTCTATGATATAAATG GCCGTGAAGCAGTTGAAGTTGAACCTATATTGGATGCTCTGCCAAAGCTAGAACA GTTCATATACTGCTCTTCAGCTGGAGTTTACCTCAAATCTGATCTTTTACCGCACAGCGAG AAAGATGCAGTTGATCCAAAGAGCAGGCACAAGGGAAAGCTTGAGACAGAGAGCTTATTAGAATCAAAGGGTGTTAACTGGACTTCTATAAGACCTGTCTACATTTATGGGCCCTTAAACTACAACCCTGTTGAAGAGTGGTTCTTTCACCGGTTGAAAGCGGGCCGCCCGATTCCAATTCCCAACTCAGGAATTCAAATAACCCAACTTGGTCATGTAAAG GATTTGGCAAAGGCTTTCGTTGAGGTTCTTGGTAATGACAAAGCCAGCCAGCAAGTATTTAACATATCAGGAGAGAAGTATGTTACTTTTGATGGATTAGCAAGGGCTTGTGCAAAG GCTGCTGGGTTCCCAGAACCTGATATCGTTCACTATAACCCCAAAGAGTTCGACTTCGGGAAAAAGAAGGCTTTTCCATTCCGAGATCAG CATTTCTTTGCATCGATCGACAAAGCAAGGCATGTTCTTGGATGGGAACCTGAATTCGACCTCGTGGAAGGTCTTGCAGATTCTTACAACCTTGACTTTGGCAGGGGAACATACAGGAAAGAGGCTGATTTCTCCACTGATGACTTGATTCTAGGCAAGAGCCTTGTTCTTCAGGCTTAG
- the LOC133693646 gene encoding chloroplast stem-loop binding protein of 41 kDa b, chloroplastic-like isoform X1, giving the protein MARLVAVQQQTQPSLSLLPSSLSDFNGTRLHSQVQCKRRAWQTKRALQVSASSSKSILIMGGTRFIGVFLSRLLVKEGHQVTLFTRGKAPITQQLPGESDHDYADFSSKVLHLKGDRKDFEFVKTSLAAKGFDVVYDINGREAVEVEPILDALPKLEQFIYCSSAGVYLKSDLLPHSEKDAVDPKSRHKGKLETESLLESKGVNWTSIRPVYIYGPLNYNPVEEWFFHRLKAGRPIPIPNSGIQITQLGHVKDLAKAFVEVLGNDKASQQVFNISGEKYVTFDGLARACAKAAGFPEPDIVHYNPKEFDFGKKKAFPFRDQHFFASIDKARHVLGWEPEFDLVEGLADSYNLDFGRGTYRKEADFSTDDLILGNFLPLPSRN; this is encoded by the exons ATGGCTAGGTTGGTGGCTGTGCAGCAGCAAACTCAACCTTCTTTATCTCTTCTACCTTCCTCTCTTTCTGACTTCAATGGCACTAGACTCCACTCTCAAGTCCAG TGTAAGAGAAGGGCCTGGCAGACAAAGCGAGCATTACAAGTTTCAGCATCAAGTTCCAAGAGCATTCTTATAATGGGAGGCACTAGATTTATTGGTGTGTTTTTGTCTAGACTTCTTGTCAAAGAGGGTCATCAG GTGACCTTGTTTACTAGAGGTAAAGCACCAATTACACAACAATTGCCAGGTGAATCAGACCACGATTATGCTGATTTTTCTTCCAAG GTCTTGCATTTGAAAGGAGACAGgaaagattttgaatttgtgaaAACTAGTCTTGCTGCAAAAGGCTTTGATGTTGTCTATGATATAAATG GCCGTGAAGCAGTTGAAGTTGAACCTATATTGGATGCTCTGCCAAAGCTAGAACA GTTCATATACTGCTCTTCAGCTGGAGTTTACCTCAAATCTGATCTTTTACCGCACAGCGAG AAAGATGCAGTTGATCCAAAGAGCAGGCACAAGGGAAAGCTTGAGACAGAGAGCTTATTAGAATCAAAGGGTGTTAACTGGACTTCTATAAGACCTGTCTACATTTATGGGCCCTTAAACTACAACCCTGTTGAAGAGTGGTTCTTTCACCGGTTGAAAGCGGGCCGCCCGATTCCAATTCCCAACTCAGGAATTCAAATAACCCAACTTGGTCATGTAAAG GATTTGGCAAAGGCTTTCGTTGAGGTTCTTGGTAATGACAAAGCCAGCCAGCAAGTATTTAACATATCAGGAGAGAAGTATGTTACTTTTGATGGATTAGCAAGGGCTTGTGCAAAG GCTGCTGGGTTCCCAGAACCTGATATCGTTCACTATAACCCCAAAGAGTTCGACTTCGGGAAAAAGAAGGCTTTTCCATTCCGAGATCAG CATTTCTTTGCATCGATCGACAAAGCAAGGCATGTTCTTGGATGGGAACCTGAATTCGACCTCGTGGAAGGTCTTGCAGATTCTTACAACCTTGACTTTGGCAGGGGAACATACAGGAAAGAGGCTGATTTCTCCACTGATGACTTGATTCTAG GCAATTTTCTTCCACTGCCTTCGAGGAATTAA